The nucleotide sequence cactcaggggggatgcacaaaaatgccctttttaaaggttgcagTACTCTTGTTGtcatggtaacaacggctgcttgttcgaggcctggaGCCTCATTTCCATACAAAcacgtcgcaaaaaaagagtgaaatgtttatttctctatctcaagctaaatatatcattacaaattggcacttctaccatacatatTAACATCATTTGTCTTCACTTTGatacatttaattttccctgggagtgaatgtgaatacaccaatagattatttatctcggcacagtttcggtcatttttgttgtcgggtaaaacagggaaaacgtttatctggtgtctccaaaagtacaccgattctggaattgaaactacccacctagctggttataatattctagtttttaactatgtaaaaatctctgcgggcctgcctttactttttataggggcaattcgcgaaaaaagctcaaaatcagatattgcataatttggcgatgttcacatctaatgttctcaacaacaaacgtttcagaaaaatgaaacgtgcgaggctttgaaagaatgttatcttatgagcaatatcccgaaaagaaatctcgcctctggttgtcatctttcgaaaaaaattgatcaaccttcatggaggactactcgacgtaactacaaacatatgcCTCAAATCGTGTACATATCATCAATATTCCGAGTGAGCATGAAGGCCTTACTGGAGTGAGTGAGCGCccaactgcatgcaaaatttgaagagaggttgaaaattttcatttcccaagatgtttaattcttacagagacttgttatTAACACTCTTAGGCCAACAAGATCAGTTCTAGTAAGGTGCCTACAAAGTGAATGTCTCCTGTCATAATCTGCGCGTCATTTCCGATCGGCCCTCCAAAATTCCTGCACGTTCCAAATCTTGATAAATGCTCGCTGGCacatgaaacaatttttaattttaagtgttttgtgCTGCATTGGTTATGCATAGGATATTGCGCTTCAATATGTTTCAGTAGGTAGATATTTAACACTCATAGGTTACAAGATCAGTTGTAGTAAGGTGCCTACGCAGTAAGTATCTCCTGTCATTTGGGATCGTCTACTTTGAGGCTTAGATTGAAGTTGAAGTTGGTGAGTGTCAAGTCAAAGTTTGTACACTAGAACTATTTTTTTTCGCAGTCATCCATAACCTTCGTCTGAGGTGAACCGTTCTTCTTTATACAATGGAAGACCAAAATTGTTTAAAGACTAGAACTCCACCAATTCGACAAGACAGCTTGATCAAACGTTCCACGGCTACTGTTCTGGTTACTTTAACTATATAAGCGAAAGAGCTGAGTCGCAGGCACGGAACTTCTCAGTGGTTCTTGACAGTTGATAGCTAAGTGCTGACGTCCTGTAAACGTTTTTATCCAAGCTGGATATGTCAGTAGTACATTaaccttttttgtttccaaaggtcttgagttttgaaaatcatatttaaaacATGTCTTCTAGTTCCATTCCTACAATGTTCATGATTTTGAACGAGGTATGAAGTTTTGAACCCGCTTAAAAATGCACTGAAGTCCTTCCTGTCTTTCTCAACGCAATGCGTAAGATGACGACTATCAAAgcttttagattttttttgcttattcatggcctttcctttttatcttcTCCCGATCTTCGAAAACAAATCAGAATTGCTCTAGCTGTTCAGAATTACGTGTAAGGGTGATTGCATAAGATTCGAAATGGCTATCGTGCGTGAAAAAGACAATACATTAATTAAGTGAAGCAAATCATAATTACCACCAAGTTTGAGATAGAATATTCTCTTTCATGATTTGGTCTAAAGATGTTAATTGTCTGTTTGGGTTGTTTGGAACGACGAGCTTTTAGATCTTCTTTTAGAAATTAATCGCTTTCTCTCATTGATCATTTTCATAAACCATTTTCATTCATCATTCTCCTGAACTGTACAACAGATGCACTTAAACCAGATTGCAACTGATTAAAGTACGTGAGGGTCGGGACAAGTGGTGCAAGCAACGCTTAGCTTAAGTGTTTTGTTAGTTTGGTTGGGCGACAAGGAaactttttgaaacaaaacagaatgaaTAAGCGAACAAACCGAAGAGGCGAACGGGACCTTTTGCCACACTTCAAACCGAATTAGGACTCTAGATTATTAGTTGAGCGACAAGGAAaccttttgaaacaaaacagaatgaaTAAGCAAACAAACCGAAGACACGAACGAGACCTTTTGTCACACTTCAAACCGAATTAGGACTCTAGATTATTATTTACTTAGTTATGATTTAGTAATTTGTGTTCACGTATTTAGCTAGAATCTCAATTCAAAGTTTAGCTCATTGCAGGTCAAAATGAGTTTCTTAGATTGATAGCAAACTCCCCGAACTTGAATCATGATGTCCTTGCCCGATGTAATCATGTCATGTActttcttttgagttttttaGTATCGTTTAGGTTTCTCAGAAATGTGtgatttagttatttttttaaccgaTTTTGACCTTGATGCGAACCGTTGAAAGGCAGTTATGCAAGAGGTCATGTTCACGGTATTCTTTTCCTTAGCGTGTAACCGCCTATATTTACCAAAACTCCATACAAGCGAAGTAAAATTGTTATAGTCCATGATGTGACCCTTCGGTACCACTCGGGCGGAGTAATGCTACAgagcatttttaaaaactaaccTTATGTACAATAGCAGAACCCAACGAGTAGCTGAACAGGTATCATCGCGTGATCAAATGACGTCACTCCTTTCAACAGAATTGACAGGAAACAAACAGTCGCTGACtaacaatattttttacaagCGGCAGAATTCTTGcatgtttcatatttttatgaACGCGCGCAGACGCATGAAGCAATTGTTGATTGTGAGATAGATTTGGTTTCCTACACTGATATATTCGTCTTGAGTCACGAACAGTTTCTATTTTCCTGAAGTTTTGCACGTTTCTTATAGGGTCAGTAGTGCTCTCGGGTGCACGGACGGTATGAGAAACTCTTTGGCGCCATTTCGGCTTTCCAAAATTCCCGCATTTTCTAAATCTTGATAAATGCTCGCTAGCgcatgaaaaaattgttaatctAAAGTGTGTTGTGCCGTATTGGTTACGCAGAGGACCAAGGAAGTCCCAGCTACATCGCCAGAAACTCTTTcgtgtttttcaaaattcttgcatgtttcatatttttatgtGCGCACGGGGACGCATGAAGCAATTGCTGATTGTGAGATAGATTTGGTTTCCTGCACGACCGGTCTCTATTTTCCTCATTCCAGCACGTTTCTTATAAGGTCACACATACCATGGGGTGCCAGAGAAACTTTTGGCCTTTTCTCTTCTTAGTATAGCATGGTTTGTATGTTTTTGCCTGATGCACCTCAACATGTTTCAGTAGGTAGACATTTAACACTCTTAGGCTATCACGATCAGTTCTAGTAAGGTGTTTACACAGTGAATGTCTCTTGTCATAATCTGCGCGTCATTTCCGATCGACTCTCCAGAATTCCTGCATGTTCCAATTGATAAATGCTCGCTGGCACATGAAACAATTGTTAATCTTAAGTGTGTTGTGTCGCATTGGTTACGTAAAGGATGTTGCGCTTCAATATGTTTCAGTAGGTAGACATTTAACACTCTTAGGCTATCAAGATCAGTTCTAGTAAGGTGCCTACACAGTGAATGTATCCTGTCATTTGGGATCGCCCACTTTAAGACTTTGATTGAAGTTGAAGTTGGTGAGTGTCAAATCAAAGTTAGTATactagaaatattttttatataactTACGCTTTCGTCGAAGTCAGCCATAATCTTCGTCCAAGGTGAACTGTCATTCCTTTTTAGAAAGGAAgaccaaaatttttcaaagactaaatCTCCGCCAATTCGACAAGACAGCTTGATCAAACGTTCCACAGCTACTTTTTGGGCTGCTTAGACTGTAGAAGTGAAAGAGCTGAGTCTCGGGCACGGATATCTCAGTGGTTCTTAACAGTTGATAGCTAAGTGCTGATGTACTTTAAACGATTTTATCCAAGCTGGATCTATCAATAGTACATTGtccttttgtttccaaaggTCTTGAgctttgaaattcatatttaAAATATGTCTTTTAGCTCCTTCTCTACAATGTTCATGACTTCGAACAAGGTATGAAGTTTTGAACCCACTTAAAAATGCTCTGAAGTACTTCCTCTCTTTCTCAACGCAATGCGTAAGATGACGACTATCAAagctttcagatttttttttcttattcatggcctttcctttttatcttcTCCCGGTCTTCAAAAACAAATCAGAATTGCTCAAGCTGGTCAGAATAACGTGAAATGGTGACTGCATAAGATTCGAAATGGCTACCGTGCGTGGAAAAGACAATACATTAAGTGAAACAAATCATAATTACCACCAAGTTTGAGAAAGAATATTCTCTAACGTGACTTGGTCTATAGATATTAAGTGtctttttgggtttttttaagCGAGAAGGTTTTAGGGCGTCTTTCATAAATTAATCGCTTTCTCTCATCGATCATGTTCATAAACCATCTTCATTCATCATTCTCCTGAACTGTACAACAGATGCACTTAAACCAGATTGAAACTGATTAAAGTACGTGAGGGTTGGGACAAGTGGTGCAAGCAACGCTTGGCTTAAGTGTTTTGTTAGTTTGGTTGAGCGACAAGGAaactttttgaaacaaaacagaatgaaTAAGCAAACAAACCGAAGACGCGAACTGGACCTTTTGCCACACTTCAAACAATTAAGGCTCTAAATTACTAGTTACTTAGTTTTGATTTAGTAATTTGTGTTCACGAATTTAGCCAGAATCTCAATTCAAAGTTTGAGGTTGTTGCTGATCAAAATGGGTTTCTTAGTTTGATTGTCCCGGTTGGTTACCGGATTCTTCGAACTTGAATCACGATGTCCTTGCTTGAAGTGACCCTGTCATGCGATCATGTACTTTCTTTTCAGTGTTTGGTATCGTATAGGTTTCTCTGATCATATTTTGTAGTTCTTCTGTAAGTTTTCTGAAATAagtgattttagttatttttttactgattttgtCCTTGATTTGGAACCTCAACAAAGTTCCTAGTGTGGTTTTCTCAGTCAAAGATGAAATAATGTCCGGAAGCATTAGATATATTCCTGTTAGTTCATTCGTTTATTCACTCTTGAGATTCTCTTGAAAGTATTGCGGTAACGGTTCTACTACGGGAAAAATTAATCTTCCAAAAAGGGTCAATCCACTGTCAGTAGAGGTTAGCAGGAAAGTAAGGATAATAAAGAATAACTGACAGGTACTGAGGCATAGAGTCCTTAGTGCCTTTCGCTGAGATTGGTGCGCTCGGCGGCTGGTTTTCGTGTTGGGAACTCTGATTCAACAAACTCTGCATGAGTTATTCTCTGCAGTTTCGTCGGGTCGGAACATTCCAAAGGAACTTGAATCAGAAATGTGGCTTGTATCATTACGATCTAAGATTCCTGGTATATTCTTAGAGTAcacatacatttttaaaaaagatacgCACTCTGCGGCTGGTTTTCTGCAGTTTCGTCGAGTTGGAACATTCCAATGGAACTTGAATCAGAAATGTGGCTTGTATCATTACGATCTAAGATTCCTGGTATATTCTTCAAATacacataaatttttaaaaaagatgcGACGACATGTTTAAATCGAAAAAATATCCGGGAACGAAATGGGAAAAATTCCTGATTTGTAGTATGCTCATTTCACTGATTTATGAAACGCGTATTGTTTATGGTTTCAATCACCAGCTTAAGTTGTTCTTTCTTGATAAAATCTAGATCATGGGAACATCCATTTCGAAAAAACTTGAggaacaacagaaaaacaaggACGAGAAAGCCGTGGAAGAGCTGCAGATGCTGCAAGAGATGATGGTTAATAAAGTTGCCGCCGCCAGAGCAGAGATGAGGGAAAAGGCGCTCAAAGACGCTAATGTCCCGATTGTGGCGTTTGTCGACACATCAGAGAAGTATTCTGTCGACGTGTCGAACGCGCCTGATGATGCCATAACTACATCGATCAAAGAAATGTTTGGTGGAAACATCATACAGGGTCTTGTGAGCCTCATCGGCGTGGCCCTCAACCAGTTCTTGGGAAACACTCAGGCTGGCGTAAGTGAGCAGAACGATTACCACATCGTCTTTAGCGATAACGCCCTCTTGCGAATCGATGTTATGTTTTACAAATACGAGTTTTCATCCAAAGGAGTTGAAGATGAACGTCGGAATGGGTTCTGCTACTGCACACAAGCTGCTGTTGTTGACCTCAAAAAGGTGAGCCCGGAAGTCTTGCTATACGAGCTCACACGTACGATTGGCCAGGAAAATATTCCCGACGCAGTAAAACAGCTTCATTCAATGGCTGAATTTGGAGAGCAGTTGTACCAAGTTGTCAACGAGTTGAACACCGCTGCCGAGAAAACCCTCCCAGATTCTGACGATGGTGCTGGTCgtaagaaacaaataataaatgcaAGCGAAGAAGAGGATGATGAAGAACATGATGACTGAGAAGGAGGAGTCCAAGGGAAAACTTCAggtgttttcaaaactttacagTTGCCGGaaagtttacaaattttttagCTGAACAAAATAACATTCCTTCAtagttttttaatgttttttttcaacaccTGTCATCGATACTTCGTTACTCGAGACCAAAGAAGTTGTTAGTAAAAAGTATCTTTTTGAGTTTTCAGTTTATTCGGTTTAACAGCAAAAAGCATTGTATTGGATTAGATTAGAATAAAGCAATTGCAAATGCTCTTTTGGGTTTTTCTTTCGAAGATTATAATTTTGTGATCATCTGAGTAATCGGTTTCTACCTTGACGAACCGTTTGAGATGATGGGTTGATTAAGATGTCTCCCTCGTCAAATAAAAAACTAcgaaatttataataaaaaatttgagcATTGCCAGTTTTTTTGCTCAATTAAGTTTGATTTATTCGAATAGTATCGTCTGGAGTGAAATGGTATCGTTACTGAAAAGACGTGCCGGAAAACCATATCTATTACGGGGTCGTAACGAGGTACAtgggatcagggatcaaagGCAAACCCCAGGATGAATACCATTTTGCACATATCTTTTTCGTCGAAAAGAAGACCAAAGAGCCAAAACGGAGGAAGAAccatatttaatttaataatacGATTCGAtataaaatacaaagaaaccaCGTTGGCACTCGGCCTTGCAAgtgttcaaaacaaacagaaaattaactGTAATAACCTGGAAATTAACCGGAAACTTACTTTTTCACTGCCTCCGTACTTTTGTCAAATAACTGGTTAGCAATAACAGGTTAACTTGATTGAAACTGAACTTAACAATCGAACAACTAGATTACGCGTCataaattaaacaatttaaaaaggcCAACCTTGCAATAATTATTACGATATATGAATTCAAACGGAGCGCGCGCGGAAAAGTAAAGATAGACAGCGTGCGCGttaaatttaacatttaattataaaaaaatgaatgtccAGTGAAACAATGTCGAATGAAAACCTCAAATTCTACGATCACGTTAACGTTGATTTCGATCATTAATTTGGCCGTGAAGTGTAATGCAGCTTCAAAGGAATGGAACGATTGGAAGCTAACAGTTGTGTTAAATATTCTATATCTATCTGGTGGGGTAAGTCCACCAATCGTCCGATTGTGTATGACACATATGagaaaggttgtggttattcatcgtggtgaataacaacaGAAGTTAAGTtcttcgtttgtctcacgatgtagtcacgtgtgatgtagatcgcgacgtttcgactgcatactgctagtctgcttcaggcgatgaggtcgactggtcatgtgtgatcttataaagcatgatgctctgctgtgataagttttttttttttcaacagctctgattggtacatttcgatccttgctgttcactcagtaatatgctccctcggcggtccgctgtcgcacggctctcctgttgttgtgttttttgaac is from Pocillopora verrucosa isolate sample1 chromosome 7, ASM3666991v2, whole genome shotgun sequence and encodes:
- the LOC131775165 gene encoding uncharacterized protein, with the protein product MGTSISKKLEEQQKNKDEKAVEELQMLQEMMVNKVAAARAEMREKALKDANVPIVAFVDTSEKYSVDVSNAPDDAITTSIKEMFGGNIIQGLVSLIGVALNQFLGNTQAGVSEQNDYHIVFSDNALLRIDVMFYKYEFSSKGVEDERRNGFCYCTQAAVVDLKKVSPEVLLYELTRTIGQENIPDAVKQLHSMAEFGEQLYQVVNELNTAAEKTLPDSDDGAGRKKQIINASEEEDDEEHDD